Proteins from one Pirellulales bacterium genomic window:
- a CDS encoding tetratricopeptide repeat protein, with product MKAQHRHELQTNQLAVWLEHSGQRLKPYARAIVGVLVAAAIVLAVYTYLGSVERRANVAASDQFVSGLDALEGGMTAELQRTIDDYRGTQPATLAQLVKAEILLDNGANALYANKPAGRENIFNASDAFAAVDRETHDPMLRAWALYGLGRAHESMGDLDRARDDFQQLLKEYPDSSLAEAARTHVDRLNQPSVKEFYDWFAKQEPRPPAAENEPGAPGVKPSFNLDEPQSVPQGDVKLPSALSESPSGAQPAPGTESPSPAPSPAEKSPPAGASK from the coding sequence ATGAAAGCCCAACATCGCCACGAACTGCAAACCAACCAATTGGCCGTTTGGCTGGAACATTCCGGCCAGCGCCTCAAACCGTATGCGCGCGCTATTGTCGGCGTGCTGGTGGCGGCAGCGATTGTGTTGGCGGTATACACCTATCTCGGCTCGGTGGAGCGGCGCGCAAATGTGGCGGCGTCCGATCAATTCGTTTCCGGATTGGACGCCTTGGAAGGCGGAATGACAGCCGAACTACAGCGCACCATTGACGATTATCGCGGCACGCAACCCGCGACTTTGGCGCAACTGGTGAAGGCCGAAATACTGCTCGACAACGGCGCCAATGCGCTGTATGCCAACAAGCCGGCCGGACGTGAAAACATTTTTAATGCCTCCGATGCCTTTGCCGCCGTCGATCGAGAAACGCACGATCCCATGCTCCGCGCCTGGGCGCTGTACGGTTTGGGAAGAGCCCACGAATCGATGGGCGATTTGGACCGCGCTCGTGACGATTTCCAACAGTTGCTCAAAGAGTATCCGGACAGTTCGCTGGCCGAGGCTGCCCGCACTCACGTAGACCGCCTGAATCAACCGTCCGTCAAAGAGTTTTACGATTGGTTCGCCAAGCAAGAACCCCGTCCCCCCGCGGCCGAGAACGAGCCTGGCGCCCCCGGCGTAAAACCCTCATTCAATTTGGACGAGCCGCAGTCCGTGCCGCAGGGCGATGTCAAACTGCCCAGCGCCTTGTCGGAAAGCCCGTCGGGCGCTCAGCCGGCCCCCGGAACGGAGTCTCCTTCACCAGCGCCTTCCCCTGCGGAAAAATCGCCTCCGGCCGGCGCTTCAAAATGA